The nucleotide sequence ACGAAAAAGTGTAATTATTGTATACGTTATGATCGGTATGAATGGCAGTCGTTGGACGGCGGATATTTTCGTCGTAAAAATCTGCTGGTGTATAAGGAAAATGTGTGAAATCTATAAAATTGATACCGATGTGTGTAAAAAATTATGATGGATAATTGAGGGATAGCGGCTGTGTTTTTTATTGCCTTACCCGTACACAATCGGCGAAGTTTTTTTTTTAGGGTTTTTCCATGAACGATGGAGAGAGAAATAAGGATTTGCAGGTTTTGACTTTTAATTTATGTTTTTTTCCCTGGTTAATTGTATAGACAATTGGTACACGTGTAATTTTGTTGTGATCAAGTGGGATAATCTTGATTACTTAGTTAATTAACACGTGGATTAGATTAATGAGAGTAATTAGTGGAGTGACACGTCAGATGTAAGTCTCTCGTTTTATAAGGTTTATAAGAGAGAGAAGATAGAGATTCTCTAATCAACCTCCACGTGTTGTTCACCACAATAAtccatcattttttttttatttttttttttgttaaaactaTATCGAACGCAAAAAAAACCGCTACTGCAAAAAATCAAACGCTTCCAAGCCCTAATCCAAATCGTCCTTCTCCTACTCTGATCTCCGATTGATCTGCTTTAACCCTAATAACTCGATTGATACACCAGCCAAAATCAATACATATCTGATTCGGAAACATAAAAGCTACGATCGATAAAGTTTTTAAATTATCGCGAAATTTCACATAGTTCTTCGTCAACGTTTGAAACGGAAATTCAATCGGTGAATCTGTGTAAGCAGGTATGTAATTAAACGTCTGATGTTGTTTGTAATTCAATCGGTGTTTGTATTGTTTTGATGCAATTACAGATTGCGATTTTGTTAGTGTGTTGGATGCACACTAGGTGTTCGATTAAATTTGAGTGATGGCTTCAACTTTTTATCTGTAAGTTTTTTTATTTCAGTTTCATTCGTTGTTATGGTAATATAAAAATCTAAATTATGATTTTCACGCAGAGTGGTGTCTCCCAGCTGCAAAAATGATCTTAACCAGGAAAGATTGAGTTCTTCTGTTGTGGAACAACAAACTTCATACATAATTTGTCTTATTTGGGCAGATGTTGGGGCAACACATAAAAACCGTGCCAAAGTGTTGATGGGGGTAATGCATACAAAATTTTACTTCTATGGGTATTATGTTTAAGTTAATTAGATATATTGCTTTTGCAATGTACTTCTTTGCATTATTCTTCGAAATTATGTTATTTCAGTCATCAGAACGCACACGTGATATTGAGTTCAGAAAGGCAGGATACAACATTGAACTTTCTTCCGCTTTAGATAATTCCCATTTCGACAAGTTGGACAAAAGGAGAACATCTCAAATAGGTTGAACGGGTGAAAGTCGCCCAAAAGTTTGTACTTGGTATATACTACtattgtaataacaataatcaataaaattaataatgaaaaCATTTTGGCCGTTAACATGTTATTTTAACCACTTGCCTACCGCGACCTCTACGGAATATGCATTTTCActctacttttattatttttatatactaaTTAATAAAAAGCTTCAACAATCACAGGTCTATGGTCTATTTTGGCTggtaattattgttgttataattATCTTGAAGGTACTGAAGCCTAATCACTCTCATTACGTATATAGTGTAAAATTACACAAAATCATTTTATTGTTTGTGATTTCAGATCGTATCCATTGGTCAGAAGAAATTCAGTGCTGATATCCTGGTTATGTAGAGACTCCTTAAGTTGTTCCTTTTTGTCGGATTCATTGTCACGCTCGTGATCCTTTTTCAGTTTCTTGCACTTACTGTTGTGGACATCTTCGCAAGCTTACTTGCAAATAATGCCAACTGGATGGGCAATCTTGCAGGTACATGCTCATTTATTAGCTTCATTCTCCACCATAGACGACTTTTCCCCAGATACggtcatatttatatcataatgcAAGTAGCAAATATTAGGATCACTTAGTGCAATGCTGTGACTCGAAATGTTGTGTTTAACTTTTCAACGAAACAACTACTACGCATATTCATAATTGTATTCATTATTAGCGTTTACGAATCTAATACTTTCAATACATTTACTTCAAATTGTTTTCATTATTTTGTATTTAGTTACATGTTTGGTTCATGGTGTTGTAGGGAACTTGCAATTGAGATTTCGGATCAGTTTGAGGCTTTGAGATCACGAAATGGTGTAAAGGTTTGCGCTGGTGAGCTTTTATTTTGCAATAAACTATGCAGTAAGCTTCACACCTTTTTTCTAGGTAATGGTTGTTATGGGTGTAGGAATATGGGGGTTTTCTGACCATGTACTTATAGACTATTACTCTATATCACTTATTCTATCCAAAAGTTATTATCATTTAATTTATTTTCTATATTATTTTCAACACAAGTGATTTGTGAAGGCAGATGGAGAATGAATTTGGTTTGCATATGGTAACGGTCACAACCCGGAGAAGAAAAGAAATAATTGACTATGAACAATCGAAAGATACATTGTAATTGTATTCATTAATAGCATATACAATACCAATCGTTTCAATACATTACTTTTTAGTACAAATGTTATCAACACTGCCAATGGTTTGGGGTGTCGGGCTCAATTCTTCTCTGACTTCTCTTATGCACTTCTGCCCGAAGGTGATGGGTGTACTTTACGATTTAACTCTCGGTCATCTCTCTACCAAAAACCAACATGTAAGTTGTTTTAATTTGTAAGAATGCTTTTCAGTTTTAAGTGATTGAATTGAAATTGTTATGGCTGTTTATGTCAACATGAACGGGTCGGTTAGGTTGGGAAATGAGGTTGAACGGGTCGATTTCACTATGTATTTATCAAAGTGAGCTTATAATACTGTTAAACAATATAGCAACTTTTAGTTTATTAGATGTACAAATATACTTGTCATATTTAGCTTATGATAAATACTTGTCATACTTGTCATGTACTTGAATGCATTGGTTTAATTACAAACGTTGTTTGTTTACATATCAAGTGTGATGTTTTATATTGACGTTGTTGTGTTCATTTTTCATAAGTTCGTATTCATTTTATACTTAGTTTTATTAGGgctcgccgtgcaacgcacgggctcttaaaggctagttattattattaatattatctatatctatatattctatatatcTTCTATATTACTAAACCGGTAAGTTAAATACACATAGCGCTTCCTGGTTACTCCTCAGCATTTATAATTTTCTCAGAATTTTGAATTAAATAAATCACTAATTACCTTCTACTGCCACGTGTCCCAAATTAATCACTAGAACTTTCAAGTTTTCCATTAGGGTTAAACCCTTTTCATTCTCCTTCTTCAATTGAATTCCAATTCTCCTGCAATTGATtaaccaacacaacaacaacaaaaaaaacaaGACAATAAATTACGCATCTTCAATCACGCATCTTGAATCCAGATTAACTGCCCGCACCATTTTATGATTTTTTCCCTCTTTTACAACTCAAATTCAAACCCTAAATCACGCATCTTCAATAAGCAAAACCCTAAATCGTCCACATACACGCCTCATCTTCAAACCCAAAATCGTCAAATCACCAATACAATCAAAAGATGCTATTATGAATTAATCAAAAGATCAACAGTCATCGGAAGGTTTAATCATGTGAATCGCGATTGGTGATGTGAATGGCGAGAAAACCTGATGCGATTGCGGATGAATAAAAAAATCATATTGGTTCTCGATTTGGACGATGATGCAgttatttttagtttttttttcctGAGTTTCACCGATGATGCTTAAACAAACATGGCAGATACGCTCAACTCGAAACGTTATGAACACGATTGAATAAAGGTATGTCTTGGTTCCCGATTGGGACAATGATGCAGTtattttcagtttttattttttattttttatttttctgcttTTTCATCGGTTTGGATACAAAAAACATGTCAGTATAGTTGCAGTGTCAATTTTTTTATTCATGTCATGTTAATTACAAAGAAGTACTGATATTTGTAAAAGTAAATCATGTTTGTtagatgattatttgtattattgtgCGTATTTGCTTATTTTTAATCATGTTGTTTTTCTTACAACAGGCCattgctttgatgaatcttaaaATCGTGATGTTGTTGTCGATTATAAGGTTTGTTATTTCTAAATCGAGGTATGCGAAATATAAATCGATGTTTATCATCAACCgatttaaaattaataatcatgaactatttaattaaatgattattTGCATTTTGTTATTTGTTGTGATGTATTTTGATAAGATGATCATGTAACTGGATTACAATTGGGTTACGTGAAGGTGCAGCACACGGGCTACAATTGGGGCTGAACACGGGTTGTTTTAGTAGCAACAAACAGGCTACTTGAAGGTGCAACACACGGGCTCCTTTTGGGGCTGCACAAGGAATGTTTGGGGCAACGATGTTGAGGTAATTTGCCCCAGGTTAGCTGCGATCTTCTGTtgtttagttttaatttttatcATTTAAATCAGCTTTTTTGTTTGTTTAACATTTACACATttcattaatagtttaataaaccAAGATCGAAGAACAAAAGGTTTACCTGTATCCAATGCCGTTGAATCTATAGGTTGTTTTTCAGGCTCTCTTTATATTGTATATCATGATTAGCAAAGACTACAAGTTTAATaaattctcatatatatatatatatatatatatatatatatatatatatatatatatatatatatatatatatatatatatatatatatatatatattaatcctcCTCCTATAGATTGATCAACATGTCTATTACAAAGGATTCACAActgttacaagttaaaaatatgtggcttttttttctttttcttttcattaCATCTACAATGATGAAATAGACACATCTCATATAGTCCTACGACTACACTTGCATATTTCTACCTGCCCACTTTCCATGAAAGCTTATCTTTGGATATTGAATCtactaaatgtgggtaatatgggTGGGTCATGCACTTATGGCACTGGGACAAAATGGCTAATATTTTTGGCATGTATCAAAACGGGTTGGATTGacactaaaattatattaatataaattattgtcACCTATGATCATGGGATCTATATTAATAGTAATTTAATAACATGCTAACTTTTTCAAAAGCATGATTTTAGGATGTTTACTTCATTTAAAATGCACTTTGCACTTGATCCACATGATGTCTGTTTTAGATCATGTAGTTGTTAGTCATTTTCGAATGGGGATTTTTCCCTAAAGGTTGAGTCCACTGGAGTGTTTACAGACAAGGACAAGGCAGCTGCTCACTTGAAGGTCTGTTTGGATTTTTGCCTTTTCTATTGTggatattttaattttttttttatactctcaaaaaaaaaaactttttactcattggccggaggtccactcggaagcaatctctttattcgtcgaatagagagagggatgactttctctactttctgGGTAGAGAAAGGACTTGTttctattctcggataggggaaggattgtctacatctcacctccccatacaccactcattgtggtattgggttttgttgttgttgttgttgttgttgttgttgttgtattgtggATATTTTAGTTGTGTTTTTCCATTTAGCTGCCTAACCATATCTTCAGTCTACGATAAACAAAAACTTGTGTAAGGAATCATACTCATTTTGTCATTTACTTACCCTTCAATTACATCCTAGGTGTTGCTTTACGTATCTGTTTGTTTGGTTTTTATGTAAGAAGATAAACTGATTT is from Rutidosis leptorrhynchoides isolate AG116_Rl617_1_P2 chromosome 10, CSIRO_AGI_Rlap_v1, whole genome shotgun sequence and encodes:
- the LOC139873565 gene encoding uncharacterized protein; translation: MASTFYLVVSPSCKNDLNQERLSSSVVEQQTSYIICLIWADVGATHKNRAKVLMGSSERTRDIEFRKAGYNIELSSALDNSHFDKLDKRRTSQIGLWSILAGNYCCYNYLEDRIHCFLHLLLWTSSQAYLQIMPTGWAILQGTCN